A window of Rhododendron vialii isolate Sample 1 chromosome 13a, ASM3025357v1 contains these coding sequences:
- the LOC131315260 gene encoding uncharacterized protein LOC131315260: MLQVDQKLILMCERKWIFHTVMFDEHGLELVFDWSGPNGMVAGMICPLLPVSTSIFQFTLAFCRIFFPFLLGFPCVVKSHLRTCVFLFFLDGLQTTCLPSLVTAHNAVVNFFISTCIALSYKMNLRLASNMPSRCLALEQMVIRMAACTWTIPIQGLHLNVGAFNEFAASLNSQFLNHIMVVMLPTVEFWVIVFDGHYDSERIYAWF; the protein is encoded by the exons ATGTTGCAGGTCGACCAAAAACTTATTCTCATGTGCGAACGCAAGTGGATCTTCCATACGGTTATGTTTGACGAACATGGTTTGGAACTTGTGTTTGATTGGTCGGGTCCAAATGGTATGGTCGCTGGCATGATTTGCCCCCTCCTTCCAGTTAGCACTTCAATATTCCAGTTTACATTGGCTTTTTGCAGAatatttttcccctttttgctTGGATTTCCATGTGTTGTCAAATCCCACTTGCGCACGTGtgttttcctgttttttttagATGGTCTACAAACAACTTGCTTGCCATCACTTGTGACAGCTCACAATGCAGTTGTGAATTTCTTTATTTCCACGTGTATTGCCCTGAGCTACAAAAT GAATTTGAGACTCGCCTCTAACATGCCTTCAAGATGCTTGGCGCTTGAACAAATGGTGATAAGAATGGCTGCTTGTACCTGGACCATCCCAATTCAGGGTCTTCACCTGAATGTTGGCGCATTCAACGAATTTGCCGCTTCGCTCAATTCACAGTTTCTTAATCACATCATGGTTGTCATGTTGCCTACAGTGGAATTTTGGGTAATTGTCTTTGATGGGCACTATGACAGTGAAAGGATTTATGCCTGGTTTTAG